The following coding sequences lie in one Eubacterium ventriosum genomic window:
- the glyA gene encoding serine hydroxymethyltransferase, which translates to MFSFDEIKNADIEIAEAMQDEMDRQQSHLELIASENIVSKAVMAAMGSHLTNKYAEGYPGKRYYGGCEYVDVVEELARERAKKLFGCTYANVQPHSGAQANLAVFFALVKPGDTVMGMSLDAGGHLTHGSKVNISGTYFNIVSYGVNEDGYIDYDQVLEVAKANKPKLIVAGASAYPRKIDFKKFREIADEVGAYLMVDMAHIAGLVATGQHMSPIPYAHVTTTTTHKTLRGPRGGLILSSEEFALEHKLNKAVFPGIQGGPLMHVIASKAVCFKEALSPEFQQYGKNIVANAQALAKGLTDRGFDLVSGGTDNHLMLVDLRSKNITGKEFEIALDKANITCNKNAIPNDPQKPGITSGVRIGTPAVTTRGLNEADMDVIAECMALIAADPEGNNEAVKAKVKALTDKYPLYA; encoded by the coding sequence ATGTTTTCATTTGACGAAATTAAGAATGCAGATATTGAAATAGCAGAAGCTATGCAGGACGAAATGGACAGACAGCAGAGCCATTTGGAGCTTATTGCATCTGAAAATATAGTAAGCAAAGCGGTAATGGCAGCTATGGGAAGTCATTTAACAAATAAATATGCAGAAGGTTATCCGGGAAAGAGATACTACGGCGGATGTGAATATGTTGACGTTGTAGAAGAACTTGCAAGAGAAAGAGCAAAGAAATTATTTGGATGCACATATGCTAATGTACAGCCACATTCAGGTGCACAGGCTAACTTAGCAGTATTTTTCGCTTTGGTTAAACCGGGAGATACAGTTATGGGAATGAGCCTTGATGCAGGTGGACATTTAACACATGGTTCAAAAGTTAATATTTCAGGTACATATTTTAATATTGTTTCTTATGGAGTAAATGAAGACGGTTATATAGATTACGATCAGGTGTTGGAAGTTGCAAAAGCTAACAAGCCTAAACTTATCGTAGCTGGTGCAAGTGCTTACCCAAGAAAGATTGATTTTAAGAAATTCAGAGAAATCGCTGACGAAGTAGGTGCTTACCTTATGGTAGATATGGCACATATTGCAGGCCTTGTAGCTACAGGACAGCATATGAGCCCAATTCCATATGCGCATGTAACAACAACTACAACTCATAAGACATTAAGAGGACCAAGAGGTGGACTTATTCTTTCAAGTGAAGAATTTGCTTTGGAACATAAGCTTAATAAGGCAGTTTTCCCAGGAATCCAGGGTGGACCATTAATGCACGTTATCGCATCTAAGGCTGTTTGTTTCAAAGAAGCTTTATCACCTGAATTCCAGCAGTATGGCAAGAACATTGTGGCAAATGCGCAGGCACTTGCAAAAGGTCTTACAGACAGAGGTTTTGACCTTGTATCAGGCGGTACAGACAATCACTTAATGTTAGTAGACTTAAGAAGCAAAAACATTACAGGTAAGGAATTTGAAATTGCTCTTGATAAAGCAAACATTACATGTAACAAGAACGCAATTCCTAATGACCCACAGAAACCGGGAATTACAAGTGGTGTAAGAATTGGTACACCTGCAGTTACAACAAGAGGACTTAATGAAGCAGATATGGATGTAATAGCAGAATGCATGGCATTAATCGCTGCTGATCCGGAAGGAAACAATGAAGCAGTAAAGGCAAAAGTAAAGGCATTAACAGACAAATATCCTTTATATGCATAA
- a CDS encoding HAD family hydrolase — translation MNIPKVAIFDMDGLIFNTERQFFKFESMVHKKYGYPSRIEDFTQTLGLSFASVKEVHKKIFGEDFSTEQIFKETRELVAKDVEENGLEIMKGIPELLEFFKENGTICCVASSTVTPMVEKYLNIAGIRDYFKHIIGGDQVKNSKPNPEIFLKALGKTPFNKDEAVIFEDSENGIRAAHAAGIPVICIPDLKYPNDSLKDIPIHIVDSALDVIDLYSE, via the coding sequence ATGAACATTCCAAAAGTTGCAATTTTTGATATGGATGGATTGATTTTTAATACTGAGCGTCAGTTTTTCAAGTTTGAAAGCATGGTTCATAAGAAATATGGCTATCCTTCAAGAATTGAAGATTTTACCCAAACATTAGGGCTCTCATTTGCTTCTGTTAAAGAAGTTCACAAGAAAATCTTTGGCGAAGATTTTTCTACCGAACAGATATTTAAGGAAACTCGTGAATTAGTTGCAAAGGATGTTGAAGAAAACGGTTTGGAAATTATGAAAGGCATTCCCGAATTATTGGAGTTTTTTAAGGAAAACGGAACAATTTGTTGTGTTGCCTCTTCAACAGTAACTCCTATGGTTGAAAAATATTTAAATATAGCCGGTATTCGTGATTATTTTAAACATATTATTGGCGGAGACCAGGTAAAAAATTCAAAACCTAATCCGGAAATTTTCTTAAAAGCCCTTGGGAAGACACCTTTTAACAAAGATGAAGCTGTTATTTTTGAGGATTCAGAAAACGGAATCCGAGCCGCACACGCAGCCGGCATTCCTGTTATCTGCATTCCTGATTTAAAATATCCAAATGATTCTTTAAAGGATATTCCTATTCATATTGTGGATAGCGCTTTAGATGTAATTGATTTGTATAGCGAATAA